In 'Nostoc azollae' 0708, the following are encoded in one genomic region:
- a CDS encoding prohibitin family protein — MNTKHIGHFSTTIFGILLALVVLFGINSFVIINPGQAGVISILGKAKDAALLEGIHLKPPFITVTDVYDLTVQKFEIPAESSTKDLQNLTARFTINFRIDPMKVVEIRRKKGSLANIVSKIIGTQTQEAFKIAAARRTVEEVITKRSELKEDFDTALGDRLDKYGIIVLDTSVVDLTFSPEFARAVEEKQIAEQRAQRAVYIAREAEQEAQAEINRAKGKAEAERLLAETLKAQGGQLVLQEEAIEAWKTGGAKMPNVLVMGENSQGSIPFIFN; from the coding sequence TTGAATACTAAACACATAGGGCATTTCTCAACTACTATTTTCGGGATTTTATTAGCATTGGTAGTATTATTCGGGATAAATTCTTTTGTAATTATCAACCCTGGACAAGCTGGGGTAATCAGTATTTTAGGTAAAGCTAAAGATGCAGCATTGCTGGAAGGTATTCACTTAAAACCACCATTTATCACCGTAACGGATGTGTATGATTTGACAGTACAAAAGTTTGAAATTCCCGCAGAAAGTTCCACAAAAGATTTGCAAAATTTAACTGCGAGATTTACAATCAACTTTCGGATAGATCCGATGAAAGTAGTTGAAATCAGAAGAAAAAAAGGTAGTTTAGCAAATATTGTATCAAAAATCATCGGGACCCAGACCCAGGAAGCATTTAAAATAGCAGCAGCAAGAAGGACAGTAGAAGAAGTAATTACCAAACGAAGTGAATTAAAAGAAGACTTTGATACAGCATTAGGTGATCGCTTAGATAAATATGGGATAATCGTATTAGATACGAGCGTAGTTGACCTCACCTTCTCACCAGAATTTGCGCGAGCAGTTGAAGAAAAACAAATTGCGGAACAGCGAGCGCAAAGAGCCGTCTATATAGCAAGAGAAGCCGAACAAGAAGCCCAAGCAGAAATTAATCGTGCTAAAGGTAAAGCCGAAGCTGAAAGACTCTTAGCAGAAACCCTCAAAGCTCAAGGAGGACAATTGGTTCTACAGGAAGAAGCAATTGAAGCTTGGAAAACAGGCGGCGCAAAAATGCCAAATGTACTAGTTATGGGTGAAAATTCCCAAGGTAGCATACCCTTCATTTTCAACTGA
- a CDS encoding fatty acid desaturase, with the protein MTTSIIKSQEILVSTDLDKDQIKLKHIIKSLPKECFQKNSRKAWTTVVLSLAMAALGYYFLAISPWFLLPLAWIFTGTALTGFFVIGHDCGHRSFAKRRWVNDLVGHFSMMFLIYPFHTWRIKHNHHHKHTNKLDEDNAWHPIRPETFENWDKTKQSAFELFMRKRLWWVGSIGHWALVHFDARKFEKKDQASVKLSVAVVLIFAAIVFPSLIITTGVWGFIKFWFIPWMVYHFWMSTFTIVHHTTADVPFGSAEKWNEAMAQLFGTIHCDYPRWVEILCHDINVHVPHHISTSIPSYNLRLAYASIKENWASYLHDECKFSWDLMKKITNECQLYQTDIGYITFDKYYAQK; encoded by the coding sequence ATGACTACATCAATCATCAAAAGCCAGGAAATTCTGGTCTCCACAGACCTTGATAAAGACCAAATCAAACTAAAGCATATTATCAAAAGTCTGCCCAAGGAATGCTTCCAGAAAAATAGCCGCAAAGCATGGACTACTGTAGTTCTCAGTTTGGCTATGGCTGCATTAGGCTATTATTTCCTAGCAATTTCTCCCTGGTTTCTTTTACCGTTAGCATGGATTTTTACAGGCACAGCTTTAACAGGATTTTTTGTCATAGGTCATGACTGCGGACATCGTTCATTTGCTAAGCGTCGTTGGGTAAATGATTTAGTTGGCCATTTTTCCATGATGTTTTTAATTTACCCTTTTCATACCTGGAGAATTAAACATAATCATCACCATAAACATACAAATAAACTAGATGAGGATAACGCATGGCATCCCATCCGACCAGAAACTTTTGAAAATTGGGATAAAACCAAACAGTCTGCATTTGAACTTTTCATGCGGAAACGTCTCTGGTGGGTAGGTTCTATTGGACATTGGGCTCTTGTGCATTTCGATGCCCGGAAATTCGAGAAAAAAGACCAAGCTAGTGTTAAATTATCTGTGGCTGTAGTATTAATATTTGCAGCTATTGTTTTCCCAAGTTTGATTATCACCACTGGTGTTTGGGGCTTTATTAAATTCTGGTTTATCCCCTGGATGGTTTACCATTTCTGGATGAGTACCTTCACCATTGTTCACCACACAACCGCAGACGTTCCTTTTGGATCAGCTGAAAAATGGAACGAGGCTATGGCACAGTTATTTGGAACAATTCATTGTGATTATCCTCGTTGGGTAGAAATCCTTTGTCACGATATTAACGTTCACGTTCCCCATCATATCTCTACCTCCATTCCTTCTTACAATTTGCGTTTAGCTTACGCCAGTATCAAGGAAAATTGGGCTTCTTATCTTCATGATGAATGTAAGTTCTCTTGGGACTTAATGAAAAAAATTACTAACGAATGTCAACTATATCAAACTGACATTGGTTATATAACTTTTGACAAATATTACGCTCAAAAATAA
- a CDS encoding aminotransferase class I/II-fold pyridoxal phosphate-dependent enzyme — translation MNSIEQLQEAEQALLEIFSGIDAQVKHNLQRVLTAFRNHRVGAHHFASVSGYGHDDLGRETLDQVFAQVMGAEAALVRVQIVSGTHAITCALYGVLRPGDEMLAVIGSPYDTLEEVIGLRGQGQGSLIDFGIKYRQLELNEEGKIDWQALQHGIQENTKLVLIQRSCGYLWRPSLSIQEIEKIIHIVKQQNPNTVCFVDNCYGEFIDIKEPTHVGADLMAGSLIKNPGGTLVTAGGYIAGRADLVEAAACRLTAPGIGSAGGATFDQNRLLFQGLFLAPQMVGEAMKGTYLTGYVFDKLGYPVNPPPLAPRGDVIQAIKLGSAKKLIAFCKAIQQSSPIGSYLDPIPDDMPGYESEVVMAGGTFIEGSTLELSADGPLREPYVVYCQGGTHWTHVAIALQAAIEAVGEA, via the coding sequence ATGAACAGCATAGAGCAGCTGCAAGAAGCAGAACAGGCGCTATTAGAGATTTTTTCTGGAATTGACGCACAGGTCAAGCATAATCTTCAAAGAGTGCTAACAGCATTTCGTAATCATCGAGTAGGGGCGCACCACTTTGCGAGTGTAAGCGGTTATGGACATGATGATTTAGGGAGAGAAACCTTAGATCAAGTTTTTGCCCAAGTAATGGGAGCAGAAGCTGCGTTGGTGCGAGTGCAGATTGTATCAGGAACTCATGCGATCACCTGTGCGCTTTATGGAGTGCTTCGGCCTGGGGATGAAATGTTAGCAGTGATTGGTTCTCCCTACGATACTTTGGAAGAGGTAATTGGCTTGCGTGGTCAAGGCCAAGGGTCTCTTATTGATTTTGGCATAAAATACCGCCAACTAGAACTAAACGAAGAAGGAAAAATAGATTGGCAAGCATTACAGCACGGAATTCAAGAAAATACCAAATTAGTATTAATTCAACGTTCCTGTGGATATTTATGGAGGCCAAGCCTCTCTATACAAGAGATTGAAAAAATCATTCACATAGTCAAACAGCAAAACCCCAACACTGTATGTTTCGTAGATAACTGTTATGGCGAATTTATTGATATTAAAGAACCTACTCATGTAGGTGCTGACTTAATGGCCGGGTCATTAATTAAAAATCCTGGCGGTACATTAGTTACAGCAGGGGGATATATAGCAGGAAGAGCAGACCTAGTAGAAGCTGCAGCTTGTAGACTAACAGCCCCCGGAATAGGTAGTGCTGGAGGAGCGACCTTCGACCAAAACCGCCTCTTATTCCAGGGATTATTTTTAGCACCGCAGATGGTTGGGGAAGCTATGAAAGGAACATACCTAACAGGATACGTATTTGACAAACTTGGATATCCAGTTAACCCCCCACCCTTAGCACCACGAGGAGATGTCATCCAAGCGATTAAACTGGGTTCAGCCAAAAAGCTGATCGCCTTTTGTAAAGCCATCCAACAGTCTTCACCCATCGGGTCTTATCTCGACCCTATACCCGACGATATGCCAGGCTATGAAAGCGAAGTAGTCATGGCTGGAGGCACATTTATTGAAGGCAGCACCTTGGAATTATCAGCTGATGGCCCATTACGTGAGCCTTATGTTGTGTATTGTCAAGGGGGTACACATTGGACTCATGTAGCAATCGCTTTACAGGCAGCTATTGAGGCTGTAGGAGAAGCTTAG
- a CDS encoding Coenzyme F420 hydrogenase/dehydrogenase, beta subunit C-terminal domain, with amino-acid sequence MTSIESSNHKKAKALKPGSVRPAKELCSECGLCDTYYIHYVKEACAFITQKIDQLETTTHNRPRNLEDENELYFGVHQEMMSARKLQPIEGAQWTGIVSSIAIEMLNRGLVEGVVCVQNTKEDRFQPMPIIARTTEEILAAKVNKPTLSPNLSVLEQIEESGMKRLLVIGVGCQIQALRAIEKKLGLEKLYVLGTPCVDNVTRAGLQKFLETTSRSPATVVSYEFMQDFRVHFKHEDGSEETVPFFGLKTNILKDIFAPSCMSCFDYVNSLADIVVGYMGAPFPWQWILVRNDTGQEMLELVKDQLETQPVMFQGDRKPAVQQGIEAYDKAVTLPMWVAKLMGVVIDKIGPKGLEYGRFSIDSHFARNYLYVKRNHPEKLEAHLPEFARRIVGQYNLPE; translated from the coding sequence ATGACCTCCATAGAGTCCAGCAATCACAAAAAAGCCAAAGCCCTTAAACCCGGAAGCGTACGCCCCGCTAAAGAACTATGTAGTGAATGCGGACTATGCGACACCTACTATATCCACTACGTCAAAGAAGCTTGTGCTTTCATCACCCAAAAAATAGATCAACTAGAAACAACTACCCATAACCGCCCCCGCAACCTAGAAGACGAAAACGAACTCTATTTCGGTGTTCATCAAGAAATGATGTCCGCACGCAAGCTACAACCGATAGAAGGCGCACAATGGACAGGAATAGTTAGCAGCATAGCTATAGAAATGCTCAACCGTGGCTTAGTTGAAGGCGTGGTATGTGTGCAAAACACCAAAGAAGACCGCTTTCAACCTATGCCCATCATAGCGCGAACCACCGAAGAAATACTAGCAGCAAAAGTAAATAAACCGACCCTTTCCCCCAACCTATCCGTATTAGAACAGATAGAAGAATCAGGAATGAAGAGGTTATTAGTCATAGGTGTAGGTTGTCAAATCCAAGCATTACGCGCCATAGAAAAAAAACTGGGTTTAGAAAAACTCTACGTACTAGGAACACCATGTGTAGATAACGTTACCCGTGCCGGACTACAGAAATTCCTAGAAACCACCAGCCGATCGCCTGCAACAGTCGTCAGTTACGAATTCATGCAAGACTTCCGGGTACACTTCAAACACGAAGACGGTTCAGAAGAAACAGTACCCTTCTTTGGCTTAAAAACCAACATCCTCAAAGACATTTTCGCCCCATCCTGTATGAGTTGCTTTGATTACGTCAACTCCCTCGCTGATATAGTTGTGGGTTATATGGGCGCACCCTTCCCCTGGCAATGGATACTTGTGAGAAATGATACCGGACAAGAAATGTTAGAACTTGTGAAAGACCAACTTGAAACTCAACCTGTTATGTTCCAAGGAGATAGAAAACCCGCTGTACAACAAGGTATAGAAGCCTATGATAAAGCCGTTACCTTACCGATGTGGGTAGCGAAATTAATGGGAGTAGTCATAGATAAAATTGGACCCAAGGGTTTGGAATATGGGAGATTTTCCATAGATTCCCACTTTGCTAGAAATTACTTATATGTAAAGCGGAATCATCCTGAGAAACTGGAAGCCCACTTACCAGAGTTTGCGAGGCGGATCGTGGGACAGTATAATTTACCAGAATAG
- a CDS encoding DUF1824 family protein: MPTPQDPKLTVQEAKKILNKFNCLDIAPILKPSEKVLTRQALIFMASLSDYQILGICAETAEEGIMAMKTYSRAFHYEAPDNLPTPEGAVYIKLNGKNGLCYLDSYYGHHRGVLVSCQSNYETGINEMYGHLPIDLFV, from the coding sequence ATGCCTACTCCTCAAGATCCCAAGCTCACAGTCCAAGAAGCCAAAAAAATTCTCAACAAATTCAACTGTTTGGATATTGCTCCTATTCTCAAACCATCAGAAAAAGTTTTAACTCGTCAAGCATTAATTTTTATGGCCAGCCTTTCAGATTACCAAATTTTGGGAATCTGTGCAGAGACAGCAGAAGAAGGAATTATGGCCATGAAAACCTATTCTCGTGCTTTTCATTATGAAGCTCCCGACAATTTACCAACCCCTGAAGGAGCAGTTTATATCAAACTAAATGGTAAAAATGGACTGTGTTATCTCGACTCTTATTATGGTCATCATCGCGGAGTTTTAGTTTCGTGTCAATCTAATTACGAAACTGGAATTAACGAAATGTATGGACATTTACCTATTGATTTGTTCGTTTGA
- a CDS encoding ABC-F family ATP-binding cassette domain-containing protein encodes MSIITLQSVKKDLGIKEILKDASFSLDVTDKVGLIGANGSGKSTLLKIIAGLETIDSGQILVNSGSKIIYLPQQPDVDENRTVLEQVFADSGEQMALVREYEGLSDKLAHYPEDSQLMSHLSVVMQRMDSTGAWELETNAKIILTKLGIADFDVKVGTLSGGYRKRIVLATALLAEPDVLLMDEPTNHLDALSVEWLQSYLSRYRGALFVITHDRYFLDKVTNRIIEIDRGDIYTYTGNYSYYLEKKALAQEYAVSSQRKHQGALRRELEWLKRGPKARSTKQKARTDRVHAMRDTELKQAQGKVDISTVSRRIGKKVIELNNISKAYDGSTLINNFTYEFSPEDRIGIIGANGAGKSTLMKVITRQIQPDSGNVEIGSTIHIGYFDQHSEDLLTALNENQRVIDYIKEEGEFLQIADGTKITASQMLERFLFLGSQQYAPICKLSGGEKRRLFLLRLLISAPNVLILDEPTNDLDVQTLAILEEYLEDFTGCVIVVSHDRYFLDRTIDTIFALEEGGYIKQYPGNYSVYLDYKKAEEAQQEILNTKEKSKTVTYEKVTSPEIEAKKRRRLSNWEKREFEQLEGKIAKLEEEKASVEKALVTATPGNYSQVQKLYGQVELLKQVIDVATERWLELAEMDS; translated from the coding sequence ATGAGTATTATTACACTACAATCAGTTAAAAAAGACTTGGGTATCAAAGAGATCCTAAAAGATGCCAGTTTTAGCCTTGATGTCACCGATAAAGTTGGTTTAATTGGTGCTAACGGTTCTGGGAAATCAACATTACTAAAAATAATAGCAGGGTTAGAAACAATTGACAGTGGTCAAATTTTAGTTAACTCCGGTTCTAAAATTATCTACTTACCCCAACAGCCAGATGTAGATGAAAATCGCACAGTTTTAGAACAAGTCTTTGCTGACAGTGGAGAGCAGATGGCTTTGGTGCGAGAATATGAAGGACTTTCTGATAAATTAGCTCATTATCCAGAAGATAGTCAGTTAATGTCTCATCTTTCTGTAGTAATGCAGCGCATGGACTCTACAGGTGCATGGGAACTAGAAACCAATGCCAAAATCATTTTAACAAAATTAGGAATTGCTGACTTTGATGTGAAAGTCGGAACATTATCTGGAGGCTATCGCAAACGCATTGTACTAGCAACAGCCCTATTAGCAGAACCAGATGTATTACTGATGGACGAACCAACAAACCATCTTGATGCGTTGTCTGTGGAATGGTTACAAAGTTATTTAAGTCGTTATCGTGGCGCACTTTTTGTTATTACCCACGACCGCTATTTTCTCGATAAAGTTACTAATAGAATTATCGAAATTGATAGAGGTGATATTTACACCTATACAGGTAACTATTCCTATTACTTGGAAAAGAAAGCATTAGCCCAAGAATATGCGGTCAGTAGTCAACGTAAGCATCAAGGTGCATTAAGAAGAGAATTAGAATGGCTCAAACGGGGACCAAAAGCTAGAAGTACCAAACAAAAAGCGAGAACTGACCGTGTTCACGCCATGCGTGACACTGAACTTAAACAAGCGCAGGGTAAAGTAGATATTTCCACAGTTAGCCGTCGCATTGGTAAAAAAGTTATTGAACTAAATAACATTAGTAAAGCCTATGATGGCAGTACTTTAATTAATAACTTCACCTACGAATTTAGTCCAGAAGACCGTATTGGAATTATTGGTGCTAATGGTGCGGGTAAATCTACCTTAATGAAGGTTATCACCAGACAAATTCAGCCTGATTCTGGAAATGTCGAAATTGGTAGTACCATTCACATTGGTTATTTTGATCAACATTCTGAAGACTTACTCACCGCTTTAAATGAAAATCAACGAGTAATTGACTACATTAAAGAAGAAGGCGAATTTTTACAAATAGCTGATGGAACAAAAATTACAGCTTCCCAAATGTTAGAGAGATTTTTGTTTCTAGGAAGTCAGCAATATGCACCAATCTGTAAGCTTTCAGGTGGAGAAAAACGGCGTTTATTTCTCTTACGGCTACTTATCAGTGCGCCTAATGTCTTAATATTAGATGAACCAACCAATGATTTAGATGTACAGACATTGGCGATATTAGAAGAATATTTAGAGGATTTTACCGGATGTGTAATTGTAGTGTCCCATGACCGCTACTTTTTAGATCGTACCATAGATACTATATTTGCTTTAGAAGAAGGTGGTTATATTAAACAATATCCTGGTAATTATTCAGTTTATTTAGATTACAAAAAGGCTGAAGAAGCACAACAAGAAATACTGAATACAAAAGAAAAGAGTAAAACTGTCACTTATGAAAAGGTTACATCTCCAGAAATAGAAGCTAAAAAACGACGGAGATTATCTAATTGGGAAAAGCGGGAATTTGAGCAGCTAGAAGGTAAAATTGCTAAATTAGAAGAGGAAAAAGCCTCTGTTGAAAAAGCATTAGTAACTGCTACTCCTGGGAATTACAGCCAAGTACAAAAACTGTATGGACAGGTGGAATTACTAAAGCAAGTAATTGATGTAGCCACAGAACGCTGGTTAGAATTAGCGGAAATGGACTCTTAA
- a CDS encoding acyl-CoA desaturase, protein MTIATSTKPQINWVNTLFFIALHIGALFAFFPGNFSWTAVGVALFLYWVSGGLGITLGFHRLVTHRSFQTPKWLEYFLVFCGTLACQGGPIEWVGTHRIHHLHSDTEQDPHDSNKGFWWSHIGWLIFHSPAHSQIPRFTKDIAGDPVYQFFQKYFILIQLVLGAVLLFLGGWSFVVWGVFVRIVWVYHCTWLVNSATHKFGYQSHDSGDRSTNCWWVAVLVFGEGWHNNHHAYQYSARHGLEWWEIDMTWMTIQLLQLFGLATNVKLAERKA, encoded by the coding sequence ATGACAATTGCTACCTCAACTAAACCTCAAATTAACTGGGTTAATACCCTATTTTTCATCGCTCTGCACATCGGTGCTTTATTTGCCTTTTTTCCTGGTAACTTTAGCTGGACAGCCGTTGGTGTTGCATTATTCCTCTACTGGGTGAGTGGTGGTTTAGGCATTACTCTGGGTTTTCACCGTCTCGTTACCCATCGAAGTTTTCAAACCCCTAAATGGTTGGAGTATTTTCTGGTGTTCTGTGGTACTCTTGCCTGTCAAGGTGGACCAATTGAGTGGGTAGGGACACATCGTATTCATCATTTGCATTCTGATACTGAACAAGATCCGCATGATTCTAATAAGGGTTTTTGGTGGAGTCACATCGGTTGGCTAATTTTCCACTCTCCTGCGCACTCCCAAATTCCCCGATTTACAAAGGATATTGCAGGAGACCCAGTTTATCAGTTTTTCCAAAAGTATTTCATTTTAATCCAGTTAGTTCTGGGTGCAGTGTTATTATTTTTGGGTGGTTGGTCTTTCGTGGTTTGGGGCGTTTTTGTCCGCATCGTTTGGGTTTATCACTGCACATGGTTAGTGAACAGTGCTACCCATAAGTTCGGTTACCAAAGTCATGACTCTGGCGACAGATCTACTAACTGCTGGTGGGTTGCTGTACTAGTATTTGGTGAAGGCTGGCATAATAACCACCATGCTTATCAATACTCAGCCCGTCATGGTTTGGAATGGTGGGAAATTGATATGACTTGGATGACTATTCAATTACTACAACTCTTCGGTCTCGCTACAAATGTCAAGCTGGCAGAGCGAAAAGCATAA